A single window of Mycobacterium sp. ITM-2016-00318 DNA harbors:
- a CDS encoding amidase family protein, protein MRFARIVSSRIGHPLLAVLLATAGILSTNPMAEAEPGTLAPGGLSLDAITIPELQERMQFGALTAVDLTQAYLDRIAEVNDEVRAVLSVNAHALDEAAHSDVIRAQQGQRSEMEGIPVLLKDNVDAEGMPTTAGSRALLHSEPDDATITRKLRDAGAIVIGKANLSEWANFRAKNSTSGWSGAGGQTANPYVLDRSACSSSSGSAAGVAASLAQVAVGTETSGSIVCPSGTTGVVGLKPTLGTVSREGIVPISAEQDTAGPIARHAVDAAILLSAIAGRDPADAATAERPADFDPNFAELDPHKLKGARIGVLTLTPDESQVVDDGTEAVFAMAVEELMAAGAKTVPVQLAHQEEIRAGETPALLAEFHRDIEDYLAATPGNHPADLAGLIAFDRQDPEELAYFGQELFEQAEASPVPADNPAVRAQRSTIRSLARGSIDDALARGPEPQNRLDAIVALTNTPGWVTKYFNRDGVADEFLYGSAGPAAVAGYPNVTVPAGFAGPQGALPIGISFIGARWHDADVLDLAYAFETATKARRTPGYLPTVGG, encoded by the coding sequence ATGCGCTTCGCGCGTATCGTTTCGAGCCGCATCGGGCACCCGCTGCTGGCCGTTCTCCTGGCGACTGCGGGCATTCTCTCCACCAACCCCATGGCCGAAGCAGAGCCCGGCACGCTCGCGCCGGGTGGACTGTCCCTAGACGCAATCACGATCCCGGAGCTGCAGGAGCGCATGCAGTTCGGCGCGCTGACCGCCGTCGATCTGACGCAGGCCTACCTAGACCGCATTGCCGAGGTAAACGATGAGGTCCGAGCGGTGTTGAGCGTCAACGCGCACGCGCTCGACGAGGCCGCGCACAGCGACGTCATCCGCGCGCAGCAGGGCCAGCGGAGTGAGATGGAGGGCATCCCGGTCCTGCTGAAGGACAATGTGGACGCCGAAGGGATGCCGACGACGGCCGGTTCCCGCGCGCTCCTGCACAGCGAGCCGGACGACGCGACGATCACCCGCAAATTGCGCGACGCCGGCGCAATCGTGATCGGCAAGGCCAACCTCTCCGAGTGGGCCAACTTCCGCGCGAAGAACTCGACCAGCGGCTGGAGCGGGGCCGGCGGGCAGACGGCCAACCCCTACGTCCTCGACCGCAGCGCGTGCTCTTCCTCCAGCGGATCCGCTGCGGGTGTGGCGGCGTCGCTGGCCCAGGTAGCGGTTGGCACGGAGACGAGCGGCTCGATCGTTTGCCCGTCGGGCACCACCGGTGTCGTCGGGCTGAAGCCGACCCTCGGCACGGTCAGCCGTGAGGGGATCGTGCCGATCTCCGCCGAGCAGGACACGGCAGGCCCGATCGCCCGCCATGCCGTTGACGCCGCGATTCTGTTGTCGGCCATCGCCGGTCGGGACCCGGCCGACGCCGCCACCGCGGAGCGTCCGGCCGACTTTGACCCAAACTTCGCGGAGCTCGATCCACACAAGCTCAAGGGCGCCCGGATCGGTGTGTTGACACTGACCCCCGACGAGTCGCAGGTCGTTGACGACGGGACCGAGGCGGTATTCGCCATGGCGGTTGAGGAGCTGATGGCTGCCGGCGCCAAGACGGTACCGGTGCAATTGGCCCACCAGGAGGAGATCCGCGCCGGTGAGACCCCGGCCCTGCTGGCCGAATTCCACCGCGACATCGAAGACTATTTAGCAGCCACCCCCGGCAACCACCCCGCAGACCTCGCAGGGCTCATCGCGTTCGACCGCCAGGACCCGGAGGAGCTGGCATACTTCGGCCAGGAGCTGTTCGAACAGGCCGAGGCGTCCCCGGTGCCGGCCGACAACCCGGCGGTCCGCGCGCAGCGGAGCACGATCCGCAGTCTGGCCCGCGGCTCCATCGACGACGCGCTAGCCCGAGGGCCAGAACCCCAGAACCGTCTAGACGCCATCGTGGCGCTCACCAACACACCCGGGTGGGTGACCAAGTACTTCAACCGTGACGGTGTCGCTGACGAATTCCTCTACGGCAGTGCGGGACCGGCAGCGGTGGCCGGGTACCCGAACGTCACCGTACCCGCCGGGTTCGCCGGACCGCAGGGGGCGCTCCCCATCGGCATCAGCTTCATCGGCGCCCGGTGGCACGACGCCGACGTGCTAGACCTCGCCTACGCCTTCGAGACCGCGACGAAGGCCCGCCGTACGCCGGGATACCTGCCGACCGTCGGAGGCTGA